A window of Macrotis lagotis isolate mMagLag1 chromosome X, bilby.v1.9.chrom.fasta, whole genome shotgun sequence contains these coding sequences:
- the LOC141498599 gene encoding mortality factor 4-like protein 1, with protein sequence MAHSKQLAKLVKDSLAVEEGEPVLVFQGPKLRRGQCMQVAVRDKQVKYLVRYARGRGNSEALTGAEAPSSPQPEPGPSPSLATPSSPDNSTSIIGSRSSGSSPSNRHRPLSSLISNSNSNTAGYHGDGGRGDGGADVGGGGSGGDGYEYGDIGCSSSSSQQITVPLWTPTEGNSQKGPSTSELDPPSFTANVNVKKDLLSIVVVGDWEHEWVPEGRVLRYSATQVQDSDATLQMAAKREQLEDCPVTSSGGTDEGGIGKGRSTWCGTMMQWPRKRKRGRRGKCGRPGWDPTADHTIEYMSRKEEVQVQLPKTLKPLLVEDWELVTLRRKLFTLPAKKTVASILAEYAASQQNYGTATKKLTISELMASLQEYFDKVLGDQLLYNFEKPQHLEIMASHPSTPMSQIYGGAHLLRLFSQMGSMLACTPLNDSSLNVLQSHLQDFLQYLAYNPSRLFSAPTDYQEASADYQQKAG encoded by the coding sequence ATGGCCCACTCCAAGCAACTGGCAAAGCTGGTCAAGGACTCGCTTGCGGTCGAAGAGGGGGAGCCAGTGCTGGTTTTCCAGGGGCCCAAGCTGCGCAGGGGCCAGTGTATGCAGGTGGCGGTGAGGGATAAACAAGTCAAATACCTGGTGCGTTATGCAAGAGGCCGAGGGAACAGCGAGGCCCTGACTGGCGCTGaggccccctcctccccccaaccaGAGCCGGGCCCCAGCCCCTCCTTGGCCACTCCCAGCAGCCCAGACAACAGCACGAGCATTATTGGCTCAAGGAGCAGCGGCAGCAGTCCCAGCAACCGCCACCGCCCTCTGAGCAGCCtcatcagcaacagcaacagtaataCCGCTGGCTACCATGGTGATGGTGGCCGTGGGGATGGGGGTGCTGATGTTGGCGgcggtggtagtggtggtgacgGCTATGAGTATGGTGACATCGGctgcagcagtagcagcagccaACAAATCACTGTGCCCCTTTGGACCCCTACTGAGGGCAACAGCCAGAAAGGGCCCAGCACTAGTGAACTGGACCCGCCATCCTTCACTGCCAATGTGAATGTCAAAAAGGACCTCCTATCTATCGTTGTAGTTGGGGACTGGGAGCATGAGTGGGTCCCCGAGGGCCGTGTACTCCGTTATTCTGCCACTCAAGTGCAGGACAGCGATGCTACTCTTCAGATGGCTGCCAAGAGGGAGCAGTTGGAGGATTGCCCCGTGACCTCCTCGGGGGGCACTGACGAGGGTGGTATAGGTAAAGGCAGAAGCACCTGGTGCGGTACCATGATGCAGTGGCCCCGCAAGCGTAAACGAGGACGGAGAGGCAAGTGTGGGCGCCCGGGATGGGACCCAACAGCAGATCACACAATAGAGTATATGAGCAGAAAGGAAGAGGTACAGGTCCAACTCCCCAAGACCCTGAAACCCCTCCTCGTGGAAGATTGGGAGTTGGTTACCCTCAGAAGAAAGCTCTTCACCCTTCCGGCCAAAAAGACCGTAGCTTCCATTTTGGCTGAGTATGCAGCCTCCCAACAGAATTATGGGACTGCTACCAAAAAGCTTACCATCAGTGAACTGATGGCCAGCCTGCAAGAGTACTTCGACAAGGTGCTGGGTGACCAGCTCCTCTACAATTTTGAAAAACCCCAGCACTTGGAGATCATGGCCAGCCACCCATCCACACCAATGTCCCAGATCTACGGAGGTGCCCATCTGCTTCGACTCTTCTCACAGATGGGCTCCATGCTGGCCTGCACTCCTCTCAATGACAGCAGCCTCAATGTTCTGCAGAGCCATTTGCAAGATTTCCTGCAATATTTGGCCTACAATCCTTCCAGGTTGTTTTCTGCTCCCACTGACTACCAGGAGGCTTCTGCTGACTACCAGCAAAAAGCGGGGTAA